One part of the Dermacentor silvarum isolate Dsil-2018 chromosome 6, BIME_Dsil_1.4, whole genome shotgun sequence genome encodes these proteins:
- the LOC119455642 gene encoding adhesion G protein-coupled receptor E3-like: RQVFSRDFYAVSGCSRDWPNDEVRDSCENATKLRDGFYSIPVTTERKITYSNAFCALCNYDLDSTSIFWNASGTGVTGLQVTPPQYVSQNKDYFLWPCDSRLVDIQTCPEGSDFEIKRKCSTYFAPVKLEGSEYDVVFKNAYCGLCNGVDPSSMHCVPKQLVPKLWPRLLNKKASSKPNLVTLIRPVMSRDSCFSWYNNKCYIRNLPYHFANISATVESRTVGNTTNVTGSQVEPYNVQTYLTLICITLSLVCLFLKGVVYVTCKSARKFSSGCTLCLSGTLFCSHLLFLLGNSFDLPKTICLGFAIALHYGFLCTFFWTSVLSFDIWKNVVAVRPSSTGHGSILLYCVVAWGVPLIIVALCAVLHWTAPDFMLSPQYGRYACWIGSLWSQLAFFLTPMSILLLYDISLYVHVVVHIRRMTKRAAFFDFKGGGTKSSMALFVKLAFIMVTTWLVGFVGAFFNVFALDIVVIIFIGLQGVYLFFGFKDYRHMFPKRRKKLDENAAANASTANTELPLSEKDITSTCECPTLSESRSLPGEKAVQPDDVAAIAPEVGDVTAS; this comes from the exons CGACAGGTATTCAGCAGGGACTTCTATGCAGTGTCGGGGTGCAGCCGCGATTGGCCAAACGATGAAGTGCGCGACTCGTGCGAAAACGCGACCAAGCTCAGGGATGGGTTTTACTCGATCCCTGTCACTACTGAGCGGAAGATAACCTACTCGAACGCGTTTTGTGCCCTCTGCAACTACGATTTGGACAGCACATCAATATTCTGGAATGCTTCGGGAACCGGAGTCACGGGGCTTCAAGTGACTCCGCCGCAGTACGTCTCGCAGAACAAAGATTATTTTCTGTGGCCCTGTGATTCGAGACTCGTAGACATACAGACGTGCCCCGAAGGGTCCGACTTTGAAATAAAACGAAAATGCTCGACGTACTTCGCTCCGGTGAAGCTCGAAGGAAGCGAGTACGACGTCGTGTTCAAGAACGCCTACTGCGGTCTCTGCAACGGCGTCGACCCCTCGTCAATGCATTGCGTACCGAAACAACTCGTGCCAAAGCTATGGCCCCGTCTGTTAAACAAAAAGGCCTCTTCTAAACCGAACCTCGTAACACTCATTAGGCCAGTGATGAGCCGAGACTCTTGTTTCTCGTGGTATAATAACAAGTGCTACATAAGAAATCTCCCGTACCACTTTGCTAACATTTCTGCGACAGTCGAGAGTAGAACGGTTGGCAACACGACGAACGTGACCGGATCCCAAGTCGAACCCTACAACGTGCAAACTTATCTCACCCTCATATGCATTACTCTGTCGCTCGTATGCCTCTTCTTGAAAGGCGTTGTCTACGTGACGTGCAAGAGCGCGCGGAAGTTCTCGTCGGGGTGCACGCTGTGCCTTTCTGGAACGTTGTTCTGCAGCCACTTGCTTTTTCTCCTCGGAAACAGCTTCGATCTACCCAAGACAATCTGTCTTGGCTTCGCCATTGCCCTTCACTACGGCTTCCTCTGCACTTTCTTCTGGACTAGCGTGCTCTCCTTCGACATCTGGAAGAATGTGGTGGCCGTTCGCCCTTCGTCAACTGGACACGGTAGCATTCTGCTCTACTGTGTCGTCGCTTGGGGTGTTCCGCTTATCATCGTCGCGCTGTGCGCAGTACTGCACTGGACAGCTCCAGACTTCATGCTGTCTCCTCAGTACGGACGCTACGCCTGCTGGATTGGCAGCCTGTGGAGTCAGCTAGCCTTTTTCCTAACCCCCATGTCCATCCTGCTCCTGTACGACATTAGCCTCTACGTCCACGTTGTAGTGCATATCCGAAGAATGACCAAGCGCGCCGCATTCTTCGACTTCAAAGGCGGCGGGACTAAATCTAGCATGGCCCTCTTTGTCAAGCTGGCGTTCATCATGGTAACCACGTGGCTTGTGGGTTTCGTTGGCGCGTTCTTCAATGTCTTCGCGCTTGACATCGTCGTCATCATTTTCATCGGGCTTCAAGGAGTGTACCTGTTTTTCGGCTTCAAGGACTACCGCCACATGTTCCCGAAGCGCCGGAAGAAACTCGACGAGAATGCCGCCGCGAATGCGTCAACGGCGAACACGGAGCTTCCACTTTCTGAAAAGGACATCACATCGACTTGCGAATGTCCAACACTTTCAGAATCAAG ATCATTGCCAGGGGAAAAAGCTGTGCAACCTGACGACGTTGCTGCAATAGCACCTGAAGTGGGGGATGTCACTGCATCCTGA
- the LOC125946264 gene encoding probable G-protein coupled receptor Mth-like 3 yields MCTSPEHEPYNVQNYLTVICISLSLICLFLKGLVYMLNRSSRTFSSRCTLCLSATLFCSHLLFLLGNSFDVSKPVCVVFAAVLHYGFLSTFFWTSVLSFDIWKNVAAVRLSSSRHGGFLLYALVAWGGPVVVVAVCLVLDWTAPHFVLSPQYGRFACWIGSLWSQLAFFLMPMVILLILDIGLYIHIVVKIRDTAKRAAAFDFKGGSNKSHMALFVKLAFIMGTTWLLGFVGAFVNALALDIIVIVLIGLQGVYLFFGFKDYEHLLPKRFRRKRRAVATGVSTTHTELSSSGKDFSSREDISRSPAARSSEKQN; encoded by the coding sequence ATGTGCACGAGCCCTGAACACGAGCCTTACAACGTGCAAAATTATCTCACAGTCATCTGTATCAGCTTGTCACTCATATGTCTATTCTTGAAAGGTCTCGTGTACATGCTCAACAGAAGTTCGCGGACCTTCTCTTCGAGGTGTACGTTATGCCTCTCGGCTACGCTGTTCTGCAGCCATTTGCTCTTTCTCCTGGGAAACAGCTTCGACGTCTCCAAGCCAGTGTGCGTGGTTTTCGCTGCTGTCCTGCACTACGGCTTCCTCTCCACCTTCTTTTGGACGAGCGTGCTCTCTTTCGACATCTGGAAGAACGTTGCGGCCGTCCGGCTGTCGTCGAGCAGGCACGGCGGATTCTTGCTCTACGCTCTCGTCGCTTGGGGTGGACCAGTCGTCGTCGTCGCGGTGTGCCTGGTGCTGGACTGGACGGCGCCGCACTTTGTGCTCTCGCCTCAGTACGGGCGCTTCGCCTGCTGGATAGGCAGCCTTTGGAGCCAACTCGCCTTCTTCCTCATGCCCATGGTGATCTTGCTCATTCTAGACATCGGCCTCTACATCCACATCGTCGTGAAGATCAGGGACACCGCCAAACGTGCGGCTGCCTTTGACTTCAAAGGCGGTAGCAACAAGTCTCACATGGCGCTGTTTGTGAAGCTCGCATTCATCATGGGCACGACTTGGCTTCTGGGCTTCGTCGGTGCGTTCGTCAATGCTCTTGCCCTCGACATCATCGTCATCGTTTTGATCGGCCTTCAGGGAGTGTACTTGTTCTTCGGCTTCAAGGACTACGAACATCTGCTTCCGAAGCGATTCAGAAGAAAACGAAGAGCCGTTGCTACAGGCGTATCTACTACGCATACCGAGCTATCTTCATCGGGAAAAGACTTCAGTTCGAGAGAAGACATCAGTCGGTCTCCGGCTGCCAGGTCATCCGAAAAGCAGAACTAA
- the LOC125946265 gene encoding uncharacterized protein LOC125946265, with the protein MPECTSGALFVNRRKAFHQPTQSPRFQHSKSWAYIEKMPYPARITKALATFGTVSVFLSMCVQCFQTDCNATLSWNVSSQDHPDIPHDRIEELLRCPEGLHGCSVSPLNCTEKLLAVTCSCARNCDVYGSCCWDAKVHGPPASPAKCTLRDVDDEFTRAFYAVSGCRLDWPNDEVRMSCENVTSEQDPFFFIPVTTKRQVTYFNAFCALCNYDLDNTSMFWNASGRGTQDLATSPPQYALDNKNAFFWPCDFTLVNVDSCPEGSDPEITRRCLTYFAPVVYKREESEVDKYNDHGSEVVYKNVYCGLCNGVNLSVLKCVPKQAVPELFGRIFLLSAVPNILTLIRPVVSKSSCFSWHNGKCYIKAPQYHSGNSSTAETNETTGIEMTTSDDPHNVGSYLTTICLSLSLICLFLKGLVFVLYKSSRTFSSCCTMCLSGTLFWAHLLFLIVNSFDEFKPYCAVFAALLHYGFLSTFFWTSVLSFDIWKNVVTARISSSKRSGLAVYGLIAWGAPMVVVVLGVVLDWAASDFALSPNYGRYSCWIGSTWNQVVFLLMPMAVLLLFDIGLYVHIVVHVRKTARLAAAFDFKSGESRSDMKLFIKLGFIMGFTWFLAFIGLFVTVLVLDLAVTVLVGLQGVYLFFGFKDYKYLLPRRLGKKRKGETTVAYSANTDMSSFS; encoded by the exons ATGCCGGAGTGCACCTCCGGTGCACTTTTCGTGAACAGAAGGAAAGCATTCCATCAG CCTACTCAGAGCCCACGTTTTCAACATAGTAAATCCTGGGCTTATATAGAAAAAATGCCGTACCCTGCAAGAATAACGAAGGCACTCGCAACCTTTGGCACCGTGAGCGTTTTCCTCTCAATGTGTGTCCAGTGCTTCCAAACGGATTGCAACGCGACGCTATCCTGGAACGTCTCAAGCCAAGACCACCCGGACATACCGCACGATCGAATCGAAGAACTGTTGCGATGCCCGGAGGGACTACACGGTTGCAGTGTCTCGCCACTCAACTGCACGGAGAAGCTCCTCGCTGTCACTTGCAGTTGCGCCAGAAACTGCGACGTCTACGGATCTTGCTGCTGGGATGCCAAAGTGCACGGGCCTCCTGCTTCACCGGCGAAATGTACTTTACGTGACGTCGATGATGAGTTCACCAGGGCGTTTTACGCTGTCTCGGGGTGCCGTCTTGACTGGCCGAACGATGAGGTGCGAATGTCATGCGAGAATGTTACGAGTGAACAAGATCCGTTCTTTTTTATACCGGTCACAACTAAGCGACAGGTCACATACTTCAACGCGTTCTGCGCCCTTTGTAACTACGACTTGGACAACACATCCATGTTTTGGAACGCTTCAGGACGGGGGACTCAAGATTTAGCTACGTCCCCACCGCAGTACGCGTTGGACAACAAGAACGCCTTCTTTTGGCCCTGTGATTTTACCCTGGTAAATGTCGACTCTTGTCCAGAAGGCTCTGACCCAGAAATCACGCGAAGATGCTTAACTTACTTTGCTCCAGTAGTGTACAAACGTGAAGAGTCCGAAGTCGACAAGTACAATGACCATGGCTCCGAAGTCGTTTATAAGAACGTCTACTGTGGCCTCTGCAACGGAGTCAATCTTTCGGTCTTGAAGTGTGTTCCGAAACAAGCTGTACCTGAATTATTTGGCCGTATCTTTCTTCTATCGGCTGTTCCTAATATACTGACACTCATAAGGCCGGTCGTAAGCAAAAGTTCATGTTTCTCATGGCACAATGGCAAGTGTTATATTAAAGCTCCTCAATACCATTCCGGGAACTCTTCGACGGCGGAGACAAATGAAACGACAGGCATTGAAATGACAACCTCCGACGATCCACACAATGTGGGAAGCTACCTCACAACCATCTGCCTCAGCCTATCACTGATTTGCCTTTTCCTGAAAGGCTTGGTGTTCGTGCTCTACAAGAGTTCGCGGACGTTCTCATCGTGTTGCACAATGTGTCTTTCGGGAACACTTTTCTGGGCCCATCTGCTTTTTCTTATCGTGAACAGCTTCGACGAGTTCAAGCCATACTGCGCAGTTTTCGCCGCTCTTCTTCATTACGGCTTCCTGTCCACCTTCTTCTGGACAAGCGTGCTTTCATTCGACATCTGGAAGAACGTGGTGACAGCCCGGATATCTTCGAGCAAGCGCAGCGGACTTGCGGTCTATGGCTTAATCGCTTGGGGTGCGCCAATGGTCGTGGTGGTCCTGGGCGTTGTACTAGATTGGGCTGCTTCAGACTTCGCCCTTTCGCCGAACTACGGACGATATTCTTGTTGGATCGGCAGCACGTGGAATCAGGTCGTATTCCTTCTCATGCCAATGGCCGTATTGCTTCTGTTCGACATTGGCCTGTACGTGCATATTGTCGTCCACGTAAGAAAAACAGCCAGACTTGCCGCAGCTTTTGATTTCAAAAGTGGCGAGAGCCGGTCGGACATGAAGCTTTTTATAAAGCTTGGTTTCATTATGGGCTTTACGTGGTTCCTGGCTTTCATCGGCCTCTTCGTGACCGTATTAGTACTCGACCTCGCTGTCACTGTCCTTGTCGGACTTCAAGGCGTGTATCTGTTTTTCGGATTCAAGGACTACAAGTACCTGCTTCCTCGGAGATTGGGCAAAAAGAGGAAAGGTGAAACTACAGTAGCGTATTCTGCGAATACTGACATGTCCTCGTTTTCTTGA